The following are from one region of the Candidatus Krumholzibacteriia bacterium genome:
- a CDS encoding MgtC/SapB family protein: GKPLDVRTAVLICLGTHVFIRLGADLTTERVDATRVLGQMVTGVGFLGAGVILTRGGHVVGLTTASVIWVLAGIGAAIGFGQYTAAIALSVVTFLVLNVLEWIENRVEHMRRGAHARANEPDERRL; the protein is encoded by the coding sequence CGGCAAGCCGCTCGACGTCCGCACCGCCGTTCTCATCTGCCTGGGTACGCACGTGTTCATCCGTCTCGGTGCCGACCTCACCACCGAGCGTGTGGACGCGACGCGTGTGCTGGGCCAGATGGTGACCGGGGTGGGTTTCCTCGGTGCGGGTGTGATCCTCACCCGCGGCGGGCACGTGGTGGGGCTCACCACCGCGTCGGTGATCTGGGTGCTGGCGGGCATCGGTGCGGCCATCGGGTTCGGGCAGTACACCGCCGCAATCGCACTTTCGGTGGTGACGTTCCTGGTGCTGAACGTCCTCGAATGGATCGAGAACCGGGTCGAGCACATGCGCCGCGGAGCACACGCGCGCGCCAACGAGCCGGACGAACGCAGGCTCTAG